One segment of Mycolicibacterium baixiangningiae DNA contains the following:
- a CDS encoding zinc-dependent alcohol dehydrogenase, translated as MRAVTWQGRRKVSVDTVPDPVITEPTDAIIRVTSTNICGSDLHLYEVLTAFMNPGDIIGHEAMGVVEEVGAQTGDLKVGDRVVIPFNISCGTCFMCDHGLQSQCETTQNRDQGTGAALFGYSTLYGEVAGGQAEYLRVPQAQYTHIKVPDDGPDERYVYLSDVLPTAWQGVEYAQVPDGGTLVVLGLGPIGAMACRIAAHRNNCRVIGVDLVDERLDRARPHCAEVIDLRTQDLDAVIADLTQGRGADSVIDAVGMEAHGSPVAEAAHTASSFLPSSVGRVVMKHAGVDRLAALNSAISLVRRGGTISLSGVYGGAADPINMMTLFDKQVTLRMGQANVKRWVPDILPLLTADDPLGVETFATHRLPLSAAPGAYETFQKKQDGMVKVVLTP; from the coding sequence ATGCGCGCAGTCACCTGGCAGGGACGTCGGAAGGTCTCCGTGGACACCGTGCCCGATCCGGTGATCACCGAGCCGACGGACGCGATCATCCGGGTCACCAGCACCAACATCTGCGGGTCGGACCTTCACCTGTACGAAGTGCTCACGGCGTTCATGAATCCCGGCGACATCATCGGCCACGAGGCCATGGGGGTGGTGGAGGAGGTCGGCGCCCAGACCGGCGATCTGAAGGTCGGCGATCGCGTGGTGATCCCGTTCAACATCTCCTGCGGCACGTGCTTCATGTGCGATCACGGTCTGCAGAGCCAATGCGAGACCACCCAGAACCGCGACCAGGGCACCGGCGCGGCGCTGTTCGGCTACTCCACGCTCTACGGCGAGGTGGCCGGCGGGCAGGCCGAGTACCTGCGGGTGCCGCAGGCCCAGTACACCCACATCAAGGTCCCCGACGACGGACCCGACGAGCGCTACGTCTACCTCTCCGACGTGCTGCCCACCGCCTGGCAGGGCGTCGAATACGCCCAGGTTCCGGACGGCGGCACGCTGGTGGTGCTCGGGCTGGGACCGATCGGCGCGATGGCGTGCCGGATCGCCGCCCACCGCAACAACTGCCGGGTCATCGGCGTCGATCTCGTCGACGAACGCCTCGACCGGGCGCGCCCGCACTGCGCCGAGGTGATCGACCTGCGCACCCAGGATCTCGACGCCGTCATCGCCGACCTCACCCAGGGCCGTGGCGCCGACTCGGTCATCGACGCCGTCGGGATGGAGGCGCACGGTTCACCGGTCGCCGAGGCCGCCCACACCGCCAGCAGCTTCCTGCCGTCGAGCGTGGGCCGGGTGGTCATGAAGCACGCAGGCGTGGACCGGCTCGCCGCGCTGAACTCTGCGATCTCGCTGGTCCGCCGCGGCGGGACCATCTCGCTGTCGGGGGTGTACGGCGGCGCCGCCGATCCGATCAACATGATGACGCTGTTCGACAAGCAGGTCACGCTGCGGATGGGGCAGGCCAACGTCAAACGCTGGGTGCCCGACATCCTGCCGCTCCTGACCGCCGACGATCCCCTCGGCGTCGAGACCTTCGCCACGCACCGATTGCCGCTCAGCGCAGCCCCCGGCGCGTACGAAACCTTCCAGAAGAAGCAGGACGGAATGGTCAAGGTGGTGCTCACCCCGTAG
- a CDS encoding DUF427 domain-containing protein — protein sequence MAQQMSGVMDAAFDALRYEPTAKRIRVTLAGEPVADTDRARLVWEPRRIVPAYAVPFDALRAQLAPAGAESGSQEHAPASVDRTRRTLDPTVPFTAHSCEGTAFDVVAGEETGAAAAFRPADPDFADYVVLDFAVFGWREESEPVVSHPRDPFHRIDVLRSTRHVRVEYEGRLLAESSRPLLLFETNLPMRCYLPPEDVGELTPSDTVSYCAYKGRATYYSVPGGPRDIAWTYREPLHDGAPVRDHVCFFDERVDVIVDGTKGERPVTQWSESGG from the coding sequence ATGGCCCAGCAGATGAGCGGCGTGATGGACGCCGCATTCGACGCTCTGCGCTACGAGCCGACGGCGAAACGGATCCGGGTCACGCTCGCCGGTGAGCCGGTCGCCGACACCGACCGGGCGCGGCTCGTGTGGGAACCCCGCCGCATCGTGCCCGCCTACGCGGTCCCGTTCGATGCGCTGCGCGCCCAACTCGCCCCGGCCGGCGCGGAGTCCGGCTCCCAGGAGCACGCCCCGGCGTCGGTGGATCGCACCCGCCGCACGCTCGACCCGACCGTCCCGTTCACCGCCCACTCGTGTGAGGGCACCGCCTTCGACGTGGTGGCCGGAGAGGAGACCGGCGCCGCCGCGGCGTTCCGTCCGGCCGATCCCGACTTCGCCGACTACGTGGTTCTCGACTTCGCGGTGTTCGGATGGCGCGAGGAATCCGAACCGGTGGTCAGCCACCCGCGCGACCCGTTCCACCGCATCGACGTCCTGCGCAGTACCCGCCACGTGCGCGTCGAGTACGAGGGCCGGTTGCTCGCGGAGTCGTCGAGGCCACTGCTGCTGTTCGAGACGAATCTGCCGATGCGCTGCTACCTGCCGCCCGAGGATGTCGGGGAGCTCACGCCCAGCGACACCGTCTCCTACTGCGCATACAAGGGCCGCGCCACGTACTACTCCGTCCCCGGCGGGCCGCGCGACATCGCGTGGACCTACCGCGAACCCCTGCACGACGGTGCACCGGTGCGCGACCACGTCTGCTTCTTCGACGAGCGCGTCGACGTGATCGTCGACGGCACGAAAGGTGAGCGGCCCGTCACGCAGTGGAGCGAATCCGGCGGTTGA
- a CDS encoding acyl-CoA dehydrogenase family protein, translating to MSFDLTPTIAQHDLARRTHEFAEQCIRPVALEYDQRQEFPWPVLEEAAQRGFYSPLFYRDLIGDPTGLSLPMFMEEMFWGCAGIGLAIVMPALALSAIGQAASPEQMLQWAPECFGTPGDLKLAALAISEPEGGSDVRNLRTTARRDGDDWVIDGHKMWIGNGGIANVHVVNAVVDQELGHKGQALFIVPGGTPGLELVRKLDKMGCRASHTAELRFNGVRIPGDHLLGGDEKLEHKLAKAREAVEGARKSGSAALGTFEQTRPMVAAQALGIARAALEYMTEYANRREAFGAPIIDNQGISFPIADIATQIDAARLLTWRASWMAATGVPFDRGEGSMSKLAASEVAVKATERAIQTLGGWGYITDHPVEKWYRDAKLYTIFEGTSEIQRMVISRALGAADGAPPLHVDLEPTGGPLNRYFGRGTPLRGRAADRALSAKDRVPESVMRVAMKVLKPPRK from the coding sequence ATGAGCTTCGACCTCACCCCGACGATCGCGCAGCACGACCTCGCGCGACGCACCCACGAGTTCGCCGAGCAGTGCATCCGCCCGGTGGCGTTGGAGTACGACCAGCGTCAGGAGTTCCCATGGCCCGTTCTCGAGGAAGCGGCGCAGCGGGGGTTCTACAGCCCGCTGTTCTACCGCGACCTGATCGGCGACCCGACCGGGCTCTCGCTGCCGATGTTCATGGAGGAGATGTTCTGGGGCTGCGCAGGCATCGGGCTGGCGATCGTCATGCCCGCGCTCGCCCTCTCGGCGATCGGACAGGCCGCCTCACCCGAACAGATGCTCCAGTGGGCACCCGAGTGCTTCGGCACCCCCGGTGACCTCAAACTCGCCGCGCTGGCAATCTCCGAACCCGAGGGCGGCAGCGATGTCCGCAACCTGCGCACCACCGCCCGCCGGGACGGTGACGACTGGGTGATCGACGGCCACAAGATGTGGATCGGCAACGGCGGCATCGCCAACGTCCACGTCGTCAACGCCGTCGTCGACCAGGAACTGGGCCACAAAGGCCAGGCGCTGTTCATCGTCCCCGGTGGCACCCCGGGTCTGGAACTGGTGCGCAAGCTCGACAAGATGGGCTGCCGCGCCTCGCACACCGCCGAGCTGAGGTTCAACGGCGTCCGCATCCCGGGTGACCACCTCCTCGGCGGCGACGAGAAGCTCGAACACAAACTCGCCAAAGCCCGCGAGGCGGTAGAGGGCGCCCGCAAGTCCGGTTCGGCCGCGCTGGGCACCTTCGAGCAAACCCGGCCCATGGTCGCCGCCCAGGCACTCGGAATAGCAAGGGCCGCACTGGAATACATGACCGAATACGCCAACCGCCGCGAGGCGTTCGGCGCGCCGATCATCGACAACCAGGGCATCTCGTTCCCCATCGCCGACATCGCCACCCAGATCGACGCCGCCCGCCTGCTGACCTGGCGCGCCTCGTGGATGGCCGCCACCGGGGTGCCGTTCGACCGCGGCGAGGGGTCGATGTCGAAGCTCGCGGCCAGCGAGGTCGCGGTCAAGGCGACCGAGCGGGCGATTCAGACACTCGGCGGGTGGGGCTACATCACCGACCACCCGGTCGAGAAGTGGTATCGCGACGCGAAGCTCTACACGATCTTCGAGGGCACCAGCGAGATCCAGCGCATGGTCATCTCGCGCGCCCTGGGCGCCGCGGACGGCGCCCCGCCGCTGCACGTCGACCTCGAACCCACCGGCGGACCGCTCAACCGGTACTTCGGCCGGGGCACCCCGCTGCGCGGCCGCGCCGCCGACCGGGCGCTGTCCGCCAAGGACCGGGTGCCCGAGTCCGTCATGCGGGTGGCGATGAAAGTGCTCAAACCGCCGCGTAAGTGA